The DNA window CACAAGCCATTTACAAACTGAGAATAGAGGAAAAATCTATCACAGCCATAACGAAAAATAACTTATTGAGTCTTCCCATCTAAAACCCAGAGCTTAAACCAAGAAAAGACATTCAGAGCAATTAACTGTTTATGGAATCCATCGAATAGGACACACCTGGGCAACAAGGAGCACCTGATTTCATGATAATATTCATCTAATAATCTCAAACCTAAAAGTAAGACGGATTACCTGATcctgaatagaaaaaaatgagatTTCCAAATCCGGATCATTTTGATCATGATTAAATTTTTTGTACAACTGGCCCCTAAGCGTCATTTACTGTATGCTTTCATATGGGTGGTAAAAGGCACGATATTAAGGAAGTGTCGGACAGAACACTCATCGGTAAGCTGATTGCATCAGTTACAGTAGTTGATCTACATCCCGAATCCTTAAATGGTAAAAGGTTTAGCTTTTTATATGCTTTATAACATAAATTTACATAAGTTTGAGCTTATGAAGCATCTGCATTGAATAATTAAGCTATTACAGTATTTCACAACTGCTAAAACACTAAACCCCATTCTCTGAACCCAATACTTCCTGTCGAATCAGTCACTTTTGTAGacaaaaccttaaaaaagttCAGGTAGTTAAGATCCACTCTTTTTGCAAAACTCAAAACATTCTTACTCACTAAAACACATTATGCACTGTGTTGCAAAATAGTGAATACATGTGGTAAAAAGTTAACCACAACTTGCAACACAGctgtcatttctgtcatttgcATACAACAAGTTCATTCCGTGGTGCCaaatctgttgtggtgaaaaaCTCTGCAATGAAGGAGTAGTGGTAAAACACTGAGTAGTGGCAAACCACCTAACACTGAAAGCTCCAAAGGCAAAcggaagaaacaaacagaagaaagaaacgcTCAGATGTGAGAAATACCCTGCGTGTCACTGTCAACCATCAAGGTTTGATGTTCTTGTGGCTGCCAAGCAATCCCAGAGGTCTCGCTGATATAGATATCAGACTGTAAGCTGGTTTTCATTCATATTTGTGAAGCAGACCTTTTCAAATTTCGTTTTATTGTATCCTGGAATTTGTGTGCATTGTTTTGGATGCATATGCTTTTTATGGATGCACAGGAAGAACAAATAGGctataataatatcaataagcagttcatgttctgttctgattggtctgGTCTGGTATTTTTTGTTAGAGGTTAAAGCTTAATCtctaattttatacttttaaaaattattggctgaaatcactgtgtgtttgcaaaattattttcttaatgCAATAATTATTTCTCTGTAACTACCTGCTCTGCCCGCTGTGTTCTCAATTTTTTGATGTAGTGTCTAATGATTGCTGATGAGTGTTTATATATTGACtggctgtgtttatgttttgaaAGCATTGTTTGATTTGGAGCACAGATCAAATGGTTTTGAGGCAAGTGTTGATTTTGCCAGAAGAGTCAGGGGTTTTCTGGATATAGTTTAAAGACTGGGTGTTTTGTTTTGAGAATATGGGTGAAGGtttcaagaaatgtgttttagcaattgtgaaattttgcacaatactgttattagCACTACCatacacttctcacactttatgtacataactgatcagtcatatattctgtattcatatttaatactcatactgtccattgtatcacatctgcattgtcttgaatagtctgtattatcttgtcttgtacagtatagtgttatcatagaatggaatagaatggggcacagaagcctttattatcgccacatatacattacagcacagtggaactCCTTTCTTCACATcaggtcagagtgcaggggttGGGTTATTTATGACTGTATTGTTCTTTATaatctgtattatcttgtcttgtacagtatagtgttatttatgtctgtacttttgagagtctaACATGAACATGGACTAACATGAAGACAAGATCTTTGTATGGAAGAAACACAAGCCATTTACAAACTGAGAATAGAGGAAAAATCTATCACAGCCATAACGAAAAATAACTTATTGAGTCTTCCCATCTAAAACCCAGAGCTTAAACCAAGAAAAGACATTCAGAGCAATTAACTGTTTATGGAATCCATCGAATAGGACACACCTGGGCAACAAGGAGCACCTGATTTCATGATAATATTCATCTAATAATCTCAAACCTAAAAGTAAGACGGATTACCTGATcctgaatagaaaaaaatgagatTTCCAAATCCGGATCATTTTGATCATGATTAAATTTTTTGTACAACTGGCCCCTAAGCGTCATTTACTGTATGCTTTCATATGGGTGGTAAAAGGCACGATATTAAGGAAGTGTCGGACAGAACACTCATCGGTAAGCTGATTGCATCAGTTACAGTAGTTGATCTACATCCCGAATCCTTAAATGGTAAAAGGTTTAGCTTTTTATATGCTTTATAACATAAATTTACATAAGTTTGAGCTTATGAAGCATCTGCATTGAATAATTAAGCTATTACAGTATTTCACAACTGCTAAAACACTAAACCCCATTCTCTGAACCCAATACTTCCTGTCGAATCAGTCACTTTTGTAGacaaaaccttaaaaaagttCAGGTAGTTAAGATCCACTCTTTTTGCAAAACTCAAAACATTCTTACTCACTAAAACACATTATGCACTGTGTTGCAAAATAGTGAATACATGTGGTAAAAAGTTAACCACAACTTGCAACACAGctgtcatttctgtcatttgcATACAACAAGTTCATTCCGTGGTGCCaaatctgttgtggtgaaaaaCTCTGCAATGAAGGAGTAGTGGTAAAACACTGAGTAGTGGCAAACCACCTAACACTGAAAGCTCCAAAGGCAAAcggaagaaacaaacagaagaaagaaacgcTCAGATGTGAGAAATACCCTGCGTGTCACTGTCAACCATCAAGGTTTGATGTTCTTGTGGCTGCCAAGCAATCCCAGAGGTCTCGCTGATATAGATATCAGACTGTAAGCTGGTTTTCATTCATATTTGTGAAGCAGACCTTTTCAAATTTCGTTTTATTGTATCCTGGAATTTGTGTGCATTGTTTTGGATGCATATGCTTTTTATGGATGCACAGGAAGAACAAATAGGctataataatatcaataagcagttcatgttctgttctgattggtctgGTCTGGTATTTTTTGTTAGAGGTTAAAGCTTAATCtctaattttatacttttaaaaattattggctgaaatcactgtgtgtttgcaaaattattttcttaatgCAATAATTATTTCTCTGTAACTACCTGCTCTGCCCGCTGTGTTCTCAATTTTTTGATGTAGTGTCTAATGATTGCTGATGAGTGTTTATATATTGACtggctgtgtttatgttttgaaAGCATTGTTTGATTTGGAGCACAGATCAAATGGTTTTGAGGCAAGTGTTGATTTTGCCAGAAGAGTCAGGGGTTTTCTGGATATAGTTTAAAGACTGGGTGTTTTGTTTTGAGAATATGGGTGAAGGTTTCAAGAAATGAGTTTTAGCAATTGTGAAATACTGTAATATGTAtacaatgtacattttttttatatttctatagaGCGAGAATTCACATTGGAAATGAAGCGCTTCATCACAGGACATCACTTGAGTTTATGCAGACTGACAAGGAAAGTGGTGACTCCTCAGCATCCCATGATGAAGTACTTAATGAAGAAGATCCCACCCTACCCAAGTCCAGTTAAATTTTGTGTTTCAGATGTGGCCCATGTTACTGAGGAGACAGGATTCAAGGGGATACTGAAGTCTGAGCAGTTCAGACCTAATAACAGTGAGTTCTCATGGTGGgacttaaaaattaataaagagGAGATAAGAGCAGCAGAGAAGCGATATGTGAAGAAGAACTTCTCAAACACTGCACAAGATCTGAATGAACAGAAGCCGTTCCTGGAGAAGTTCACCACGTCACCTCTCTTTCAACTAGAGAAATCTCGCTACGGCAATTATCGCTTCACGTTTTCCCTCACTGATCTGATGCAGTGGTACAAAGAACAGAACTGTGGAGGAAAAAAGCCGGTTCTCAGGATGTGCGAGACCATCACCTACAAACAGAAGATTGTGTACGCTGTCCTGATTCACAGTCCTGAGGATAACAAGCGTTTTGGTGAATATCCGCTTCTTGAAGCGAGTGAGTGGGTTCGTTATCAGGATGGGAAGATCAACTGGAAAGCACAAGCCATTTGTGAAACCCATCGGTATCAGTTGGTTTCAGGAGAAGTACAAAGGCTGAATACTCATCTGTTTTATGTCTGGGATCAGGTTAGTTTAGTCTTTCACTTGCCAAAACCTAAGGCCCTGAAAATTCCCACAGAACGACTTATAGAAGCTCTTGAGGCCTGTAAACTTGACAAAATAGATCTTTCAGGGTGCCAAAgccaaaaaagcaaaaaggaGCGCTTCTTGAAAGCAAAGATAAATGTGAGTGAGTTGAAAAAGAATATGAAATGAtgacataaaatacaaataaacccATAATTGTCATTTGAAGCAGCAGTTAAATAAGAAAGAGGATGAAGATCAAACAAAAGTGTGTTAATTAATAGAAATGACAAAATACCACCAATAAGGTTGATCATGTATTTTTATAGAATTGGTGATGCTACAATGTAAAATATTCATATCTAACTTTAGAAATTAGTAAAATATCACAAATTATCACAATATATTCAATATCAATATCTCattataaatatctaaataatgtttttaacctATTTTTATTCCAAAATTAACTATTTAAACATGTGGTTTTTAATGTATTTGATATGAAATGTTGcctttttatatatgtataaatctatatatgtataaataatatatgtaatatctGTTAATAGATTGGAGAActgtttaaaaattattttagatcatataaatatcaaataaaaatgcttgtCGGGAAAATAAGGAAAATGGTGATTCAAGACTGAACATGAGAGCTCCAGTCACTcatctatctatatatagatatagatagatatatatagatatttttttttccggtCTTAGCTTCTTACCAAGAAGCTAATACTCTTCTTTGGTATGGGGTGTGCAAGTAACAGTGGTGGTGATGACCATGTGTTTTCTCTCAAGTAGTTTCAGCTTCCGTTGTAAATCATAGGGGAATTCCAATGCAGTagtagtgatggccagttcgtgaactTATcattcttttgaaccagttctttttagtgaactggatgatgATTAAATCGAACTGTACGAAAGAACCaacttcccatcactagtgCACAGTAGgcgagatgaactgggaaagcaggcagtgggtcaaaccactgtgaggaaggggagggggggacTGTTTCTAAAAGCATTTTTTGCGttcccccgggatttacgcccatgctgGCA is part of the Tachysurus fulvidraco isolate hzauxx_2018 chromosome 12, HZAU_PFXX_2.0, whole genome shotgun sequence genome and encodes:
- the LOC125146078 gene encoding uncharacterized protein LOC125146078 — its product is MKRFITGHHLSLCRLTRKVVTPQHPMMKYLMKKIPPYPSPVKFCVSDVAHVTEETGFKGILKSEQFRPNNSEFSWWDLKINKEEIRAAEKRYVKKNFSNTAQDLNEQKPFLEKFTTSPLFQLEKSRYGNYRFTFSLTDLMQWYKEQNCGGKKPVLRMCETITYKQKIVYAVLIHSPEDNKRFGEYPLLEASEWVRYQDGKINWKAQAICETHRYQLVSGEVQRLNTHLFYVWDQVSLVFHLPKPKALKIPTERLIEALEACKLDKIDLSGCQSQKSKKERFLKAKINVSELKKNMK